One genomic window of Methanosalsum zhilinae DSM 4017 includes the following:
- a CDS encoding molybdopterin synthase: MKVVSVVGYKNTGKTDIVTKIIRKLVKKGSVGTIKHMRSHEFIDPDTDTGKHFAAGAEIVSGIVNSGVITYSKSSSIEDSLNTLADNGIDFAIVEGGKETDLPKIIIENGSGLCDLTNIVAKISLHEEQEIEYLVEIILSLPDWETLGSLIKKAKLNPDIKECGAIGTFTGIVREQTGNLKTRMLVFEKYEDVAEQKIQDICKSLKQKEGINEVLIHHKSGMIKPGQDIVYIVIAASHRHQLFPALSEAIERLKAEVPVWKKEFTFDGEYWVHDK, from the coding sequence ATGAAAGTTGTTTCCGTTGTCGGATATAAAAATACAGGTAAGACTGATATTGTGACAAAGATCATCAGAAAGCTGGTAAAAAAAGGTTCTGTTGGCACAATTAAGCACATGAGATCGCATGAGTTCATCGATCCGGACACAGATACAGGGAAACATTTTGCTGCAGGAGCAGAAATAGTTTCAGGTATTGTAAATAGTGGAGTCATAACTTATAGTAAAAGTTCTTCTATAGAAGATTCACTTAATACTCTGGCAGATAATGGGATTGATTTTGCCATAGTGGAAGGGGGAAAGGAAACAGATCTTCCAAAGATCATAATAGAAAATGGTTCAGGTTTATGTGATCTTACAAACATTGTAGCAAAAATATCTCTCCATGAAGAACAGGAAATCGAGTACCTGGTCGAAATTATTTTATCTCTTCCTGATTGGGAAACGTTAGGATCTCTGATCAAAAAAGCCAAATTAAACCCTGATATTAAAGAATGCGGTGCTATAGGCACTTTTACAGGTATAGTGAGAGAGCAGACCGGCAATTTGAAGACGAGAATGCTTGTATTCGAGAAATATGAAGATGTTGCTGAACAAAAAATCCAGGATATCTGTAAAAGTTTGAAACAAAAAGAAGGCATAAATGAAGTACTTATTCATCATAAATCCGGAATGATCAAACCTGGACAGGATATTGTATATATTGTAATTGCAGCATCTCATAGACACCAGCTTTTTCCTGCACTAAGTGAAGCAATTGAACGGTTAAAAGCAGAAGTTCCGGTCTGGAAAAAAGAATTTACCTTTGATGGTGAATACTGGGTCCATGATAAGTGA
- a CDS encoding SDH family Clp fold serine proteinase, which produces MVFEDISIWNVLTVLMIIFVAYLLIYPQLQLRGIKARRLRVIKKLEKSQGTKVLTMVHRKEALSLFGVPIYQYIDSDDAEQIIKGIRETGKRPIDLIIHTPGGQMHSSIQIARALKNHSEPTRVIIPYYSMSGGTIIALAADEILMDPHAVIGPIDPQIGDFIRGTYPAPSWIYAANKKGVNAEDSTIIMSDISQKAMNLTGAVVHELLSDRFEDQKKLKVVADKLFSGELIHITPIKPSEAIELGLPVKTEIPGEVYEFMNYFRYVKASVEYL; this is translated from the coding sequence GTGGTATTTGAAGATATTAGCATCTGGAATGTACTTACTGTTCTGATGATCATATTTGTAGCATATTTATTGATTTACCCTCAACTACAGCTGAGAGGCATAAAGGCCCGCAGACTTCGGGTGATAAAGAAACTTGAAAAGAGTCAGGGAACGAAAGTGTTAACGATGGTTCATCGAAAGGAAGCATTGTCGTTATTTGGTGTCCCAATTTATCAGTACATTGATTCAGATGATGCTGAACAGATAATAAAAGGTATAAGAGAGACCGGAAAGCGTCCCATTGATCTTATAATTCATACTCCAGGAGGACAGATGCATTCCAGTATTCAGATAGCTCGTGCCCTCAAAAACCATTCAGAACCTACACGTGTAATTATTCCGTATTATTCTATGTCAGGCGGAACTATTATTGCTCTGGCAGCAGATGAAATTTTAATGGATCCACATGCAGTTATTGGACCAATAGACCCTCAGATTGGGGATTTCATACGTGGAACTTATCCTGCACCTTCCTGGATATATGCAGCAAACAAAAAAGGAGTAAATGCGGAAGATTCAACTATTATTATGAGTGACATTTCACAAAAAGCCATGAATCTAACAGGTGCTGTTGTTCATGAATTACTTTCTGATAGATTTGAAGATCAAAAGAAATTAAAAGTTGTTGCTGATAAACTCTTTAGTGGAGAACTTATTCACATAACGCCTATTAAGCCATCAGAAGCCATTGAACTTGGACTTCCAGTAAAAACAGAGATTCCAGGGGAAGTCTATGAGTTCATGAATTACTTTAGATATGTTAAGGCAAGTGTGGAATATCTTTAA
- the radC gene encoding RadC family protein, whose translation MSGYNIKIKEMPDDERPRERLLKRGPSALSNAELLAVILRTGTKNENVVSICKRILSSYNLKQLSLADMSELIQIHGVGYAKAAQIIAVFELARNLETFIDNPKTKIQSPLDVYSLFYPKMREKKKEEMYALYLDTKNQILKEDIISIGSLNASIVHPREIFKPALLESSASVIITHNHPSGDPSPSREDVSITKKLVDGGNLLGIELLDHIIIGDGRYVSLKDEGIIS comes from the coding sequence ATGAGTGGATATAATATTAAGATTAAAGAAATGCCTGATGATGAAAGACCAAGGGAGAGATTATTAAAACGTGGTCCTTCTGCACTTTCAAATGCAGAATTACTTGCTGTTATTCTTCGCACAGGAACGAAAAATGAAAACGTGGTAAGCATATGTAAAAGAATTCTGTCATCCTACAATCTAAAACAGCTTAGTCTGGCAGATATGTCTGAACTGATTCAGATACATGGTGTGGGATACGCAAAAGCTGCACAAATAATTGCTGTTTTTGAACTTGCAAGGAACCTGGAGACTTTCATAGATAATCCAAAAACTAAAATTCAATCCCCATTAGACGTTTATTCACTATTTTATCCCAAAATGCGTGAAAAGAAAAAAGAAGAGATGTATGCCCTTTATCTTGACACAAAAAATCAGATATTGAAAGAAGACATAATTTCCATAGGAAGCTTAAATGCCAGCATAGTTCATCCAAGAGAAATATTTAAGCCTGCACTTCTTGAATCCTCTGCTTCGGTAATCATCACACACAATCATCCATCGGGGGATCCGTCTCCAAGCAGGGAGGATGTATCCATTACAAAAAAGCTGGTAGATGGTGGAAACTTGCTCGGGATTGAACTTCTTGACCATATAATTATAGGTGATGGAAGATATGTAAGTCTAAAGGACGAGGGAATTATTTCATAA
- the mmp11 gene encoding methanogenesis marker protein 11 — MRELELDHPYTVPYKRICAVCDPYNEVAEIIEYTNCYGGAAWAKYHYSHSPLILDIRVIGNTIRYLVKAGYSNLELKPSTSAAGIESVIINGDHVSITYAGLGGGGVGATMCRACAEGVISYDVTESGGSRSAKGTISVPRMERVIIGIDDTDTKYEGATWTLCHNIANSLDSADKTYLSQALVQLFPVPEKTQNCVSTVIEFGCTNNNAKETLLQEFKKALLKYSVSNETGMVAITSFDPVDTYEYSKICRSQKVTRDFALEYAKQNNIEVLLDGNGVIGALAALAWVARPDESIIMEAEI; from the coding sequence ATGAGAGAACTCGAGCTGGACCATCCCTATACAGTACCATACAAAAGGATCTGCGCTGTCTGTGATCCTTATAATGAGGTGGCAGAGATTATAGAATATACCAATTGTTATGGCGGTGCAGCATGGGCAAAGTACCATTATTCTCATTCTCCCCTGATATTGGACATCCGTGTTATTGGGAATACGATTCGATACCTGGTAAAAGCCGGATATTCAAACCTTGAACTGAAACCTTCAACATCAGCTGCAGGTATAGAGTCGGTAATTATCAATGGTGATCATGTTTCTATAACATATGCAGGTCTTGGTGGAGGAGGTGTTGGAGCAACTATGTGTAGAGCCTGTGCAGAAGGAGTTATATCCTATGATGTGACCGAATCTGGAGGAAGCCGTTCAGCTAAAGGCACTATCTCAGTTCCCAGAATGGAAAGGGTTATTATCGGAATAGATGATACCGATACAAAATACGAAGGAGCTACATGGACCCTTTGCCACAATATTGCAAACTCACTGGATTCCGCAGATAAGACATATCTTTCTCAGGCACTTGTCCAATTATTTCCAGTCCCGGAAAAAACACAAAATTGTGTATCTACTGTGATCGAATTTGGATGTACTAATAATAATGCTAAAGAAACATTATTGCAAGAATTCAAAAAAGCCCTTTTGAAATATAGTGTATCAAATGAAACTGGAATGGTGGCTATCACCTCGTTTGATCCGGTAGATACATATGAATACAGTAAAATATGTCGAAGTCAGAAGGTAACCAGGGATTTTGCACTCGAGTATGCTAAGCAGAATAATATTGAAGTATTACTTGATGGTAATGGAGTGATAGGAGCATTAGCTGCCCTTGCATGGGTTGCAAGACCAGATGAATCCATAATAATGGAAGCTGAAATCTGA